From a single Luteolibacter arcticus genomic region:
- a CDS encoding glucose 1-dehydrogenase, producing the protein MGNKSKHESDEKPQRPEQSQSHQPGRESEMTPLPKYENADFKGSGRLEGRVAIVTGGDSGIGRAVAVAFAREGADVVIVYLEEEEDARETSRLIEEKGRRCLLHCGDIGRKGECEETIEAAIGVFGPLDILVNNAAEQHPKPSIVDISEEQLERTFRTNLFSMFFLTAAALPHLEASPCPAIINTTSVTAYRGSPKLLDYSASKGAIVSFTRSLAGQLADRKIRVNAVAPGPIWTPLIPATFPADEVATFGSDSPLGRAGEPWECAECYVFLASEAANYMTGQVLHPNGGEIING; encoded by the coding sequence ATGGGAAACAAATCGAAACACGAGAGCGATGAGAAGCCGCAGCGCCCGGAACAATCGCAGTCCCATCAGCCGGGCCGTGAAAGCGAGATGACGCCGTTGCCCAAGTATGAGAATGCGGACTTCAAAGGGAGCGGTCGTCTTGAGGGCCGGGTCGCTATTGTCACGGGAGGTGACTCCGGCATCGGCCGAGCGGTGGCGGTGGCGTTCGCGCGGGAGGGCGCGGATGTCGTGATCGTCTATCTTGAGGAGGAGGAAGACGCCCGGGAGACCTCACGGCTGATCGAGGAGAAGGGAAGGCGCTGCCTGCTCCACTGCGGTGACATCGGCAGGAAAGGGGAGTGTGAGGAAACCATCGAAGCGGCGATCGGTGTCTTCGGACCCCTCGACATCCTGGTCAACAACGCCGCAGAGCAGCACCCGAAGCCGTCGATCGTGGACATCAGCGAGGAGCAGCTGGAGCGCACCTTTCGCACGAACCTTTTCTCGATGTTCTTCCTCACGGCGGCGGCCTTGCCACACTTGGAGGCCTCACCTTGCCCGGCGATCATCAACACAACTTCGGTGACCGCGTATCGGGGAAGTCCGAAGCTGCTCGACTACTCTGCGTCGAAAGGGGCGATCGTAAGTTTCACCCGGTCGCTCGCGGGACAACTGGCCGATCGCAAGATCCGCGTGAATGCAGTGGCACCCGGTCCGATCTGGACGCCATTGATCCCGGCTACCTTTCCTGCGGATGAAGTCGCCACCTTCGGCTCCGACTCGCCGCTGGGCCGCGCGGGAGAGCCGTGGGAGTGCGCGGAATGCTACGTCTTCCTCGCCAGCGAAGCAGCGAACTACATGACCGGCCAAGTCCTCCATCCCAATGGCGGCGAGATCATTAACGGCTAG
- a CDS encoding SDR family oxidoreductase, with the protein MEALEGKGVLIAGGTTGVGRATALMFAAQGCRVFVCGRDPQRLAEAIETGRQQGAEIGGVAADIGKVEGVEALFKGAEEWLGEIDIAILNAGLGAHGELTTMSHEECREVVNVNLLSYIACSLESIKRMRERGGQIIMTGSMSAAVFDKNAAVYTATKAGVRGFARSLRKEANPLGIRVCLIEPGSIATDMVDETEEEQRAMQATFRMLHADDVARAILFVASQPKRSDVIELQVRPHLQVV; encoded by the coding sequence ATGGAAGCATTGGAGGGAAAGGGAGTCCTGATCGCTGGCGGGACGACGGGGGTGGGGCGTGCGACTGCCTTGATGTTCGCCGCCCAAGGTTGCCGCGTCTTCGTCTGCGGGCGGGATCCGCAGCGCTTGGCAGAGGCAATCGAAACCGGCCGGCAGCAAGGAGCGGAGATCGGTGGCGTTGCCGCCGACATCGGCAAGGTCGAGGGCGTCGAGGCGCTCTTCAAGGGCGCCGAAGAGTGGCTGGGAGAGATCGACATCGCCATCCTCAACGCCGGCCTTGGCGCCCACGGTGAACTCACCACGATGTCCCATGAGGAGTGCCGCGAAGTGGTCAATGTAAACCTCCTCTCCTACATCGCGTGCTCGCTGGAATCGATCAAGCGAATGCGGGAACGCGGCGGCCAGATCATCATGACCGGTTCCATGAGTGCGGCCGTCTTCGACAAGAACGCAGCGGTCTATACGGCGACGAAAGCCGGCGTCCGCGGCTTCGCCCGGTCCCTGCGCAAGGAGGCGAATCCCCTCGGCATTCGCGTCTGTCTCATCGAGCCCGGCTCCATTGCGACGGATATGGTGGACGAGACCGAAGAAGAGCAACGCGCCATGCAAGCAACTTTCAGAATGCTCCATGCCGACGACGTGGCCCGCGCGATTCTCTTCGTCGCGAGCCAGCCGAAGCGCAGCGACGTGATCGAACTGCAAGTCCGCCCTCACCTGCAAGTCGTCTAG
- a CDS encoding family 78 glycoside hydrolase catalytic domain: MRDLLAILVLGVLSSAHSRADLAVSKLRCEYLVDPIGIDEVQPRLSWVVSSPERGEKQTAWQVLVASTPEALAASQGDLWDSGKVVGDATSQIAYQGATLGSRSECHWKIRAWDKDNQASPWSAPGKWSVGLLENSDWTAKWIDGTNFGSEESGPAPTILSASYRAVDGTGTPIDATDLLAGMAAEGGFVVEVTNETFGGDPSYNHLKQLRIQYQRGTQTITRTYAENKAVRFPADLPAIVFPTITSARYESVANPSTFRDVTASLQGSAQGGDFSVVVNNGNLGGDPSPGQVKQLRVVYQIDGVSSVRLINENATFNYPADLPKPIAVTLTAATYAAIDGTGSANVLGNLNSRASSGPFSLVVNNAAFGGDPAPNKVKRLRLEYAFGGESLVKYIDERATLNYPGDLTAPTNVPLLRRSFTLEKTVRKATLHATALGIYELMLNGQRVGDSILAPEWTDYSKRLRCQAYDVTAQLVAGENVWGAQVAPGWYSGHIGNGGFTYWGSSPALLAQMEITFTDGTRQTIGTDGSWKMAPSPTTYTDFMFGEDYDARREVGDWSAPGFDASGWKSVLLRIEPERPIDSQVMEPVRKLMEMTPKSLGQPAPGKWTYDLGQNMVGVLRLRITAPAGTKVILRHGEMLNPNGTLYTDNLRGAPSIDSYTCKGGGEETWTPRFTFHGFRYVELTGVSSQPPLDAITGIVFASDTPQAGEFTCSDGFINQLQSNIVWGQRGNYLSVPTDCPQRDERLGWLGDAQVFVRTATYNADIAAFFTKWMTDVTDSQLVDGRLPDVAPNAAPSSGTPAWSDAVVICPWTIYQAYGDKRILEKSYPAMRAWVEYCRTNSTGSIRDRGRGADYGDWLSINADTNKELIGTAYYAYSARLLGRAAAVLGKTADAATYEALFQTIKIAFNNKYVNQGTGAFIGTGSSTQCAYALALKFDLLPLSLRDEVTELLENDVIAKGNHLSTGFVGVSYLLPVLTEGGKNNTAYNLLMQDTFPSWLFSVKLGATTIWERWDGWTPQNGFQSTIMNSFNHYSLGSCGEWLYGTVAGIDLHPSVPAYKKILIRPRPGAALTDASGTLDSIHGEIASSWSAHAGGFALNVTIPTNTTAEVHVPAASAADVMESGLLANSVAGVTFLRMESGAAVFDVVSGRYRFSTGTPAPGSDTSARDPQAPLKMRISTLMANDGSGLEFLSVDELSVNGASLAVIDGWISYTPQSGNEGPDTFAYTVRDSEGGIRSFTVNVGIIPADAPVQKVESFGSLVDGSRRVAFIGIPGRIYRVQSSETMSDPESWADRETIQADEEGRFELIDSVPLPEKRFYRAIFP; encoded by the coding sequence GTGAGAGATCTCCTGGCCATCCTCGTTCTCGGCGTCCTCTCGTCGGCCCACAGTCGGGCCGATCTGGCGGTGTCGAAGCTCCGCTGCGAGTATCTCGTTGATCCCATCGGCATCGATGAGGTCCAGCCGCGTCTTTCCTGGGTAGTATCGTCACCCGAACGGGGCGAGAAGCAAACGGCCTGGCAAGTGTTGGTCGCGTCCACCCCGGAGGCCCTCGCCGCTAGCCAAGGCGATCTCTGGGACAGCGGGAAGGTCGTGGGCGATGCCACCAGTCAGATTGCCTACCAAGGTGCCACTCTCGGCTCCCGCAGCGAGTGCCACTGGAAGATCCGTGCTTGGGACAAGGACAACCAGGCATCGCCATGGAGCGCCCCGGGGAAGTGGAGTGTCGGCCTGCTCGAAAACTCCGATTGGACCGCCAAGTGGATCGACGGCACAAACTTCGGCTCCGAGGAGAGCGGCCCGGCGCCGACGATCCTTTCCGCTTCCTACCGCGCAGTCGATGGCACCGGCACTCCCATCGACGCGACGGATCTGCTTGCGGGGATGGCTGCCGAAGGAGGCTTCGTCGTGGAGGTGACCAACGAGACCTTCGGTGGCGACCCTTCCTACAATCACCTGAAACAACTAAGGATCCAGTACCAACGGGGAACACAGACCATCACGAGAACCTACGCCGAGAATAAGGCTGTTAGATTTCCAGCGGATCTGCCCGCCATCGTATTCCCGACCATCACAAGCGCCCGCTACGAATCGGTGGCGAATCCCTCGACCTTCCGCGATGTCACGGCGTCGCTGCAAGGCAGCGCGCAGGGAGGGGACTTCAGCGTGGTGGTGAACAACGGCAACCTCGGTGGCGACCCCTCACCGGGGCAGGTCAAGCAACTCCGTGTGGTTTACCAGATTGACGGCGTCAGCTCCGTGCGGCTGATCAATGAGAATGCCACCTTCAATTATCCGGCCGACCTTCCAAAGCCGATCGCGGTAACACTCACGGCAGCGACCTACGCTGCCATTGACGGCACCGGCTCTGCCAATGTCCTGGGGAATCTGAATAGCCGCGCCTCCAGCGGACCTTTCTCACTGGTGGTGAACAATGCCGCCTTTGGCGGCGATCCGGCACCCAACAAGGTGAAGCGTCTGCGCTTGGAATATGCCTTTGGCGGGGAGTCGCTGGTCAAATACATCGATGAGCGGGCCACTCTGAACTACCCCGGCGATCTCACTGCGCCGACCAACGTTCCGCTGCTGCGCAGGTCCTTCACGCTGGAGAAGACGGTGAGGAAGGCCACGCTCCACGCCACCGCGCTCGGCATCTATGAACTCATGCTGAACGGCCAGCGTGTCGGCGATTCCATTCTCGCGCCCGAGTGGACCGACTACTCCAAGCGCCTGCGCTGCCAAGCCTACGATGTAACCGCCCAGCTTGTCGCTGGCGAGAATGTGTGGGGAGCGCAAGTCGCGCCGGGATGGTATTCGGGTCACATCGGCAATGGCGGCTTCACCTACTGGGGATCCAGTCCGGCGCTCCTCGCGCAGATGGAGATCACCTTCACCGATGGCACCCGCCAGACGATTGGCACCGATGGCTCCTGGAAAATGGCCCCGAGCCCGACGACCTATACCGACTTCATGTTCGGCGAGGATTACGATGCCCGCCGTGAGGTGGGTGACTGGAGTGCGCCGGGCTTTGATGCCTCCGGGTGGAAGAGCGTCCTGCTCCGTATCGAACCGGAGCGTCCGATCGATAGCCAGGTGATGGAGCCTGTGCGCAAGCTGATGGAGATGACGCCGAAGTCGCTTGGCCAACCTGCTCCCGGCAAGTGGACCTACGACCTCGGCCAGAACATGGTCGGGGTGCTGCGTCTCAGAATCACGGCTCCCGCCGGCACGAAGGTCATCCTCCGCCACGGCGAAATGCTGAACCCCAATGGCACGCTCTACACCGACAACCTGCGCGGCGCTCCTTCGATTGATTCCTACACTTGCAAGGGGGGAGGGGAGGAGACGTGGACGCCCAGGTTCACCTTCCATGGCTTCCGCTATGTCGAGCTCACGGGGGTGAGCAGCCAACCGCCGCTGGATGCGATCACCGGCATCGTGTTCGCGTCCGACACGCCGCAGGCCGGCGAGTTCACATGTTCGGACGGTTTCATCAACCAGCTCCAGTCGAACATCGTGTGGGGACAGCGCGGGAACTACCTGAGCGTGCCGACGGATTGCCCGCAACGGGACGAGCGTCTCGGCTGGCTGGGTGACGCGCAGGTCTTCGTCCGCACCGCCACCTACAATGCGGACATCGCCGCTTTCTTCACCAAGTGGATGACGGACGTGACCGACAGCCAGTTGGTCGACGGCCGTTTGCCCGACGTGGCACCGAATGCCGCGCCGAGCTCGGGGACGCCAGCGTGGAGCGATGCGGTGGTGATCTGTCCGTGGACCATCTATCAGGCCTATGGCGACAAGCGGATCCTGGAGAAGAGCTACCCCGCCATGAGAGCGTGGGTGGAATACTGCCGGACGAATAGCACCGGCTCGATCCGCGACCGTGGCCGCGGGGCAGACTACGGCGATTGGCTTTCAATCAATGCCGACACCAACAAGGAACTGATCGGAACGGCCTACTACGCCTATTCCGCCAGGCTCCTCGGCAGGGCCGCCGCCGTCCTCGGCAAGACGGCCGATGCCGCGACCTATGAGGCGCTCTTCCAGACCATCAAGATCGCCTTTAACAACAAGTATGTGAATCAGGGCACCGGGGCTTTCATCGGCACCGGCTCGAGCACCCAGTGCGCCTATGCCTTGGCGCTGAAGTTCGACCTGCTCCCGCTCTCGCTTCGCGATGAGGTGACCGAGCTGTTGGAAAACGACGTGATCGCGAAGGGCAACCATCTCTCCACCGGCTTCGTCGGCGTGAGCTACCTGCTGCCGGTCCTTACGGAAGGCGGCAAGAATAACACCGCCTACAACCTGCTCATGCAGGACACCTTTCCCTCCTGGCTCTTCTCCGTGAAGCTGGGCGCCACAACCATCTGGGAGCGTTGGGACGGATGGACGCCGCAGAACGGCTTCCAGAGCACCATCATGAATTCCTTCAACCACTACTCGCTCGGTTCCTGCGGTGAGTGGCTCTACGGCACGGTCGCCGGCATCGATCTCCATCCCTCCGTCCCGGCCTACAAGAAGATCCTGATCCGTCCCCGTCCCGGTGCCGCGCTGACCGATGCGAGCGGCACGCTGGACTCCATTCACGGCGAGATCGCCAGTTCGTGGAGCGCGCATGCGGGTGGCTTCGCGCTGAACGTCACGATTCCCACCAACACCACCGCGGAGGTCCATGTGCCCGCCGCCAGCGCTGCCGACGTGATGGAGTCGGGGCTGCTCGCCAACAGCGTTGCCGGGGTCACCTTCCTGCGCATGGAGAGTGGGGCCGCGGTCTTCGACGTGGTCTCCGGTCGCTACCGCTTCTCCACCGGCACCCCGGCTCCCGGCAGCGATACCTCTGCCCGGGATCCACAGGCCCCGCTGAAGATGCGGATCTCGACCCTGATGGCGAATGACGGCAGCGGTCTCGAATTCCTCTCCGTGGACGAGCTCAGTGTGAACGGAGCCTCACTCGCGGTGATCGACGGCTGGATTTCCTACACTCCCCAATCCGGCAACGAAGGACCGGACACCTTCGCCTACACCGTGCGCGATTCCGAGGGCGGCATCCGCAGCTTCACCGTGAATGTCGGGATCATTCCCGCGGATGCACCGGTGCAGAAGGTCGAGTCCTTTGGCTCCCTGGTGGATGGATCGCGCCGCGTCGCCTTCATTGGCATCCCCGGCCGCATCTACCGTGTCCAGTCCAGTGAAACGATGAGCGATCCGGAAAGCTGGGCGGACCGCGAGACGATCCAAGCGGATGAAGAAGGACGCTTTGAACTGATCGACTCGGTCCCTCTTCCGGAGAAGCGGTTCTACCGCGCGATCTTCCCTTGA
- a CDS encoding S8 family peptidase, with the protein MHRPWPIREDCLRAFDEGDGAGVTVAILDTGVDPRHPDFARLEPMESWRVAMDGTSPSVVPAHDHDPVGHGTAIAGIIHGLAPAARILGVAVLGANQRQNRHEVIRAGADFAIDRGAAILNCSFGVPGMNYTLPFYKSWTDEAFHRDRIVVAASSNLAADVAEWPAFFAQVLGVTACEGTGCMAIQAEPRHHVTIAAPGSRIRVPEPRGGHASVSGSSFAAAHVTGLLARLLSRFPAMTPSMAREALEHLTDRES; encoded by the coding sequence ATGCACCGGCCCTGGCCGATCCGGGAAGACTGCCTGCGTGCGTTTGACGAAGGGGATGGAGCTGGTGTCACCGTAGCGATTCTCGACACCGGTGTGGATCCCCGACATCCGGACTTCGCGCGGCTGGAGCCAATGGAATCTTGGCGGGTGGCCATGGACGGAACCTCGCCCTCCGTCGTACCAGCGCACGATCACGATCCGGTGGGGCACGGCACGGCGATCGCCGGCATCATTCACGGTCTGGCACCCGCCGCGCGGATTCTCGGTGTGGCGGTCCTCGGTGCCAACCAGCGGCAAAACCGCCATGAGGTCATCCGCGCGGGAGCGGACTTCGCGATCGATCGAGGAGCGGCGATCCTCAATTGTTCCTTTGGGGTGCCCGGCATGAACTACACCCTCCCGTTCTACAAGAGTTGGACCGACGAGGCATTTCATCGCGACCGGATCGTCGTGGCGGCCTCATCGAACCTGGCGGCTGACGTGGCGGAATGGCCCGCGTTCTTCGCCCAGGTGCTCGGCGTGACGGCGTGTGAAGGGACCGGCTGCATGGCGATCCAGGCGGAGCCCCGGCACCATGTCACGATCGCGGCTCCGGGCTCGCGCATCCGCGTTCCGGAGCCGCGGGGCGGACACGCGAGCGTCTCCGGCAGCAGCTTCGCCGCCGCGCATGTCACGGGCCTGCTGGCGCGGCTGCTCTCACGATTTCCCGCAATGACCCCCTCGATGGCGAGGGAAGCACTGGAACATCTCACGGATAGGGAATCGTGA
- a CDS encoding GAF domain-containing protein: protein METLSHVAKERVEARMLEFAREIGANGITLWIAEDDHLVAIANPMEPGMIGMRQPLDRGLISKVHLTGQAILEDSLKDQPGHDPAIDARLGTHGVAMMAVPVRDSLNEAHEGVLSTVVFHGNLEPRDFSLASLSRLSALARELANAWNDL from the coding sequence ATGGAAACCCTTTCGCATGTCGCCAAGGAACGGGTGGAAGCCCGGATGCTCGAGTTCGCGCGCGAGATTGGCGCCAATGGCATCACCCTGTGGATCGCGGAGGACGATCATCTTGTGGCCATCGCCAATCCGATGGAGCCCGGTATGATCGGTATGCGCCAACCCTTGGACCGCGGCCTGATCTCGAAAGTTCATCTCACCGGCCAGGCGATCCTGGAAGATTCGCTCAAGGACCAGCCAGGCCATGATCCCGCGATCGACGCGAGACTTGGCACCCATGGCGTGGCGATGATGGCCGTCCCCGTGCGGGACAGCCTGAACGAGGCTCATGAAGGAGTGCTCTCCACCGTGGTCTTTCACGGCAACCTGGAACCGAGGGATTTCTCGCTGGCCAGCTTGTCGCGACTTTCCGCCTTGGCACGGGAACTTGCAAACGCATGGAACGATCTCTGA
- a CDS encoding RNA polymerase sigma factor: MNRSPAISDELIEHLEWAELALEGDPTATEAVMKMLRSDDLVAALRSRGASETEAADILGDLAGDCFGGERAKGGLHRLLGRYNGACPLPAFFRHVAVNRLITLKRKQALRPEASKGTDDDEDPIDRVPSPASGNAADETLIPLLRDAVVRAFQAVDVERMVVFRLVHSYGVPQKRVGAVWGWHESKTSRALDALREDLKTSIIAEIRRADPWLQLEWDDFLSLCGESIDLFAS; the protein is encoded by the coding sequence ATGAATCGTTCCCCCGCGATTTCGGATGAACTGATCGAGCACCTTGAATGGGCGGAGCTCGCGCTTGAGGGCGATCCAACAGCGACCGAAGCCGTCATGAAGATGTTGCGCTCCGACGACTTGGTCGCCGCGTTGCGTTCTCGCGGTGCCAGTGAGACGGAGGCCGCGGATATTCTCGGGGATCTCGCGGGCGATTGTTTCGGCGGCGAGCGTGCCAAGGGTGGCCTTCATCGCTTGCTCGGACGCTACAATGGCGCCTGCCCGCTGCCTGCCTTTTTCCGCCACGTGGCCGTCAACCGGCTGATCACTCTCAAGCGCAAGCAAGCGCTGCGCCCGGAGGCGAGCAAGGGAACCGACGACGATGAGGATCCGATCGATCGCGTGCCGTCTCCCGCCTCCGGGAACGCGGCGGATGAGACCCTTATCCCTCTGCTGCGTGACGCGGTGGTGCGGGCCTTTCAAGCGGTCGATGTGGAAAGGATGGTCGTGTTCCGGCTGGTGCACTCGTATGGCGTCCCGCAGAAGCGCGTGGGTGCGGTCTGGGGATGGCATGAGTCGAAAACCAGCCGGGCGCTGGATGCGTTGCGCGAGGATCTGAAGACATCGATCATCGCTGAAATCCGCCGCGCGGATCCGTGGCTACAACTTGAATGGGACGACTTCCTCTCGCTCTGTGGCGAGTCGATCGATCTTTTCGCCTCGTGA
- a CDS encoding cyclic nucleotide-binding domain-containing protein: protein MEKIPTGVPIFAGLDDSALELLMEGARSFSCQAGDVIVREGESSNEMFVIAEGSVRIWKGFGTPQQMELDLLKKNDFFGEMCILETLPRAATVQAVGDCELVGVKSMAFYRLHSARPDQHGILVVNLARDLSRRIRALHRRFVV, encoded by the coding sequence GTGGAAAAGATTCCCACGGGCGTTCCGATTTTCGCCGGGCTGGATGACTCGGCGCTGGAGTTGCTCATGGAGGGCGCGCGGAGCTTCAGTTGCCAGGCGGGCGACGTGATCGTGCGCGAGGGCGAGTCGAGCAATGAGATGTTCGTGATTGCCGAAGGGTCGGTACGGATTTGGAAGGGTTTCGGCACCCCCCAGCAGATGGAACTCGACCTACTTAAGAAGAACGATTTTTTTGGCGAGATGTGCATTCTGGAGACGCTGCCACGCGCCGCCACCGTGCAAGCGGTCGGTGACTGCGAACTCGTGGGAGTGAAGTCGATGGCATTCTACCGGCTGCACAGTGCTCGACCCGACCAGCATGGAATTCTGGTGGTGAATCTGGCTCGCGACCTATCGCGCCGGATCCGCGCGCTTCACAGGAGGTTCGTCGTGTAG
- a CDS encoding GlcG/HbpS family heme-binding protein, whose protein sequence is MTQSEVETVLAQGVQASSVTSTGDRVIAVVDREGHTLAVWFADVGATSTISEKTLAVTVGAAVSRAGTAAYLSSNQNAFTTRTAGFIIQQNFPPGVANRPNGPLVGVGFSNLSFTDTNTFKAPEVGGSFPLPAVPGINAAQDIRSARPAKEFRSVPYVSLAGDPGGVPLFKEGVLIGGIGVAGFNEVPLEDFEIAFAPSVREQIALSGQAGFRPNPLFAGSNVLIDGIRLAYQVGNGSSSTILNPADYLMNVAAGHAVVLTDIDGVAGTLDDGPVDYSPKGSPVPVTYPNPFGLTDRNGIPGELRTAIRADPMGGMIHSEARLSAAEVQSILRLAVERSKITRAGIRLPRGQVARVWITVVGNPNSPGIEPPVLGTYRTPEATFFSWDVSIQKARTAIFFSRGRERGEPRAFSCRSVGFLAQTMYPPGIVGTAAGPLEGLQKLLSTPTGNDPFEPPNYNVPNGITIFPGGFPLYRNGVLIGAIGVSGDGIEQDDIIAASGARDFLPPPAARADNMVYERARIPYARFPRVASGF, encoded by the coding sequence ATGACTCAGAGCGAAGTCGAGACGGTCTTGGCCCAAGGAGTCCAAGCGTCATCGGTAACTTCGACGGGCGACCGCGTGATCGCGGTGGTGGACCGGGAGGGGCATACGTTGGCGGTTTGGTTTGCTGATGTGGGGGCGACTTCCACGATCAGCGAAAAGACACTCGCCGTAACCGTAGGTGCCGCGGTTTCCCGGGCCGGGACGGCAGCGTATCTCAGCAGCAATCAGAATGCTTTCACCACGCGAACCGCCGGCTTCATCATCCAGCAGAATTTCCCTCCGGGAGTGGCTAACAGGCCGAACGGGCCGCTGGTAGGCGTGGGTTTTTCGAATCTCTCATTCACCGACACGAATACCTTCAAGGCTCCGGAGGTTGGCGGCAGCTTCCCTTTGCCCGCGGTTCCTGGGATCAATGCCGCCCAGGACATTCGGAGCGCACGGCCGGCGAAGGAGTTCCGAAGTGTGCCCTATGTCAGTCTCGCGGGCGATCCCGGCGGCGTTCCCTTGTTCAAGGAAGGGGTGCTGATTGGCGGGATCGGAGTCGCTGGCTTCAACGAAGTCCCGCTGGAGGATTTTGAGATCGCCTTCGCACCGAGCGTAAGGGAACAAATCGCCCTGAGCGGGCAAGCGGGCTTTCGCCCCAACCCCCTGTTCGCCGGGAGCAATGTTCTCATCGATGGCATCCGCCTCGCCTATCAGGTCGGCAATGGCTCCAGCTCGACCATTCTCAACCCGGCGGACTATCTAATGAACGTGGCCGCCGGGCATGCGGTGGTTTTAACTGACATCGATGGCGTTGCTGGAACTCTGGATGATGGCCCCGTCGATTATTCGCCTAAAGGTTCGCCCGTTCCGGTGACCTATCCGAATCCATTCGGGCTTACCGATCGGAATGGTATTCCCGGCGAGCTTCGCACGGCGATCCGCGCGGATCCCATGGGTGGTATGATCCACTCCGAAGCCCGCCTTTCGGCGGCCGAAGTGCAGTCGATTCTCCGGCTCGCCGTCGAGCGTTCGAAGATTACGCGGGCTGGAATCCGCCTGCCACGAGGCCAGGTCGCGCGGGTGTGGATCACGGTGGTGGGCAATCCCAACTCGCCCGGAATAGAGCCGCCCGTTCTTGGCACCTATCGAACTCCGGAAGCCACGTTTTTCAGTTGGGACGTGTCCATTCAGAAGGCGCGAACTGCGATCTTCTTTTCCAGGGGCCGGGAACGGGGCGAACCGCGAGCGTTCTCCTGTCGCTCGGTGGGATTTCTTGCCCAGACGATGTATCCTCCTGGCATTGTTGGGACAGCCGCGGGCCCGCTTGAGGGGCTTCAGAAACTCCTCTCCACACCGACCGGGAATGACCCCTTCGAGCCGCCCAATTACAACGTCCCAAACGGCATCACGATTTTCCCGGGGGGCTTTCCGCTCTATCGGAATGGGGTGCTGATCGGTGCCATCGGGGTTTCCGGAGACGGGATCGAGCAAGACGACATCATCGCGGCCAGCGGTGCGCGGGACTTCCTTCCTCCGCCGGCGGCTCGCGCAGACAACATGGTCTATGAGCGCGCGCGCATTCCTTATGCGAGGTTCCCGCGCGTGGCCTCAGGCTTCTGA